One Candidatus Korarchaeum sp. DNA segment encodes these proteins:
- a CDS encoding ABC transporter permease produces MMEDLLNLLSQTLVAAVPILLASVGEIMTERSGVVNIGLEGILVLSAFVSSLVTFNTGNPYLGLMSGALVGLLAGSLHGLISVHLRGDQIIAGVGFNTLAYGISILGLINTWGHHGASPMVSKVPLTGGQAYLSPLLPVALALALACWYWLFKTPAGLRLRACGEDPRSAEAMGVNVVRARFLATLLGATLTGLGGAYIVVGWIGQFTRYISAGRGFIALAIVALSGWNPLHAIAGSVIFGFFDAVSLYLPVKMQLMNPGLNLTSLTYIFRTIPYLAVLLSVSLLFRKGRAPRELGRAYVRE; encoded by the coding sequence GTGATGGAGGACCTATTGAACCTGTTATCCCAAACGCTGGTAGCGGCTGTACCTATCCTATTAGCTAGTGTCGGCGAGATAATGACTGAGAGGAGCGGTGTCGTCAATATAGGGCTCGAGGGGATTCTGGTGCTCTCAGCCTTCGTCTCCTCACTCGTCACCTTCAACACGGGGAACCCGTACTTGGGGCTGATGTCCGGAGCACTGGTCGGCTTATTAGCCGGCTCCCTGCATGGGTTGATAAGCGTTCACCTGAGGGGAGACCAGATAATAGCTGGTGTGGGCTTCAACACGCTAGCCTATGGGATCAGCATCTTGGGGTTAATAAACACCTGGGGGCATCACGGAGCCTCGCCCATGGTGAGCAAGGTACCTCTCACCGGGGGCCAAGCCTACTTATCCCCACTGCTTCCGGTGGCCCTGGCCTTAGCCCTAGCTTGCTGGTACTGGTTATTCAAGACACCGGCGGGCCTGAGGTTGAGGGCTTGCGGCGAGGATCCTAGGTCAGCTGAGGCCATGGGCGTGAACGTGGTTAGGGCGAGGTTCCTCGCTACCCTCCTGGGAGCTACCCTCACGGGGTTGGGAGGGGCTTACATAGTCGTGGGATGGATAGGGCAGTTCACCAGGTACATATCCGCAGGCAGGGGGTTCATAGCCCTCGCTATAGTCGCTCTGAGTGGATGGAATCCCCTGCACGCCATAGCTGGCAGCGTGATATTCGGTTTCTTCGATGCCGTCTCCCTATACCTGCCCGTGAAGATGCAGTTGATGAACCCGGGATTGAACCTGACGTCGCTCACTTACATCTTCAGGACGATACCTTACTTAGCCGTCTTACTATCCGTTAGCCTCCTCTTCAGGAAGGGAAGGGCCCCGAGGGAGCTTGGAAGGGCTTATGTAAGGGAGTGA
- a CDS encoding ABC transporter permease — protein MPRSSLIIEISISVLLSFLSGYLMLLVMGYDASRVFTIVLSDALRNPHYLMIRSTPLILTALAFSIPSLTGVFNIGGEGQFYLGALLSLMVSYLLGSSPLALATGCASGGLLGLVIALIRVRRGVNEVVTSIMLNWIIYFLLAYSVTMHLYDPMMPYQSVSVPKAARIGNLDLGPVSVPLIFPIAVLTSIAMYFVIFHSSLGYEMRVVGSSPKSARYAGFNPERVIVISMALGGAMSGLGGSLLILGHTHAIDSTMSGLYGMGFAGIGAGLLGRNNPVGIVLSSMFLSLLIIGGEAAELRAGVPTELADVFIGIIVIVLSIPHLARVIVSRRVAS, from the coding sequence GTGCCTAGATCAAGCTTAATCATCGAGATCTCCATTTCAGTTCTTCTGAGCTTCCTCTCAGGCTACTTGATGCTCCTCGTCATGGGGTACGATGCCTCGAGGGTCTTCACGATAGTGCTATCCGATGCTCTGAGGAACCCGCATTACCTCATGATCAGGAGCACTCCCCTGATCCTCACGGCCCTCGCGTTCTCGATACCCTCGCTAACCGGAGTCTTCAACATAGGTGGGGAGGGTCAGTTCTACTTGGGGGCTCTCCTCTCACTGATGGTCTCTTACCTCCTGGGGAGCAGCCCCCTAGCTCTCGCAACTGGCTGCGCGTCAGGTGGCCTCTTAGGGTTAGTGATCGCGTTGATAAGGGTGAGGAGGGGTGTGAATGAGGTTGTAACTTCGATAATGCTCAACTGGATCATCTACTTCCTCCTAGCTTACTCGGTGACCATGCACCTCTACGACCCGATGATGCCCTACCAGTCCGTCTCAGTGCCTAAGGCAGCTAGGATAGGGAACCTCGACCTTGGGCCCGTCTCAGTACCCCTGATCTTCCCTATAGCTGTGCTGACATCTATCGCTATGTACTTCGTGATATTTCACTCCAGCTTGGGTTACGAGATGAGGGTCGTTGGCAGCTCGCCTAAGTCGGCTAGGTACGCTGGCTTCAATCCGGAGAGAGTCATCGTGATCTCTATGGCTTTAGGCGGAGCGATGAGCGGCTTAGGCGGGAGCTTGCTGATATTAGGTCATACTCACGCGATAGACTCCACCATGTCCGGGCTCTACGGGATGGGGTTCGCCGGCATAGGGGCCGGGCTCCTGGGGAGGAACAACCCGGTTGGCATAGTGCTCTCCTCCATGTTCCTCTCCCTGCTGATAATCGGAGGGGAGGCCGCTGAACTCAGGGCGGGGGTTCCGACCGAATTAGCTGACGTGTTCATAGGGATCATAGTCATAGTGCTCTCGATCCCCCACTTAGCGAGGGTCATCGTGTCGAGGAGGGTCGCGTCGTGA
- a CDS encoding ABC transporter ATP-binding protein has protein sequence MDPRGAQGLVEMRGIRKVYPDGAVALRGVDFEVAEGEIHGLLGENGAGKTTLMRILYGEIKQTSGDVLLQGRRVSFRGPWDAMRSGINMVYQRFSLVPTLTVIENLQLYLSSLMKGVSSEEVRRGAESVMEKLGFRVPLDALVEELPVGVQQRVEVVKVLLSRPKLIILDEPTSVLTPIESKELFKMLRELKKEGISIVFITHKLREVKELTDRVTVLRRGERVGTFSTRSVSEGDLALMMVGRSILPTQRSPSSSREEVLRVEDLWVRDERGLHAVKGVSFELRGGEILGITGVQGNGQLELAEALAGVRNVDSGRIILKGEDITDLPARVRYKRGISYVPDSRAVGLIMDMSLVENSILTTLGSFLGVGGRVNWSLATERANGIVNKFNVIASSIRTQVKYLSGGNQQRLLVGREILKEPDVLVVCEPTQGLDVAATEFIRGTLLRFRDEGRAIILVSTDLDEVFELSDRIAVMYEGRFIGMGRSEEFTVERLGLLMGGVSA, from the coding sequence ATGGACCCTCGGGGGGCTCAGGGTCTAGTGGAGATGAGGGGGATAAGGAAGGTCTATCCAGATGGCGCCGTTGCCCTCAGGGGTGTGGACTTCGAGGTAGCTGAGGGGGAGATCCACGGTCTCCTGGGGGAGAACGGGGCCGGGAAGACCACTCTGATGAGGATACTCTACGGGGAGATAAAGCAGACGAGTGGTGATGTGCTGCTTCAGGGAAGAAGGGTGAGCTTCAGGGGACCTTGGGATGCCATGAGGAGCGGGATAAACATGGTTTACCAGAGGTTCTCCCTGGTCCCCACTCTCACCGTGATCGAGAACCTCCAACTCTACCTCAGCTCCCTAATGAAGGGCGTGAGCTCGGAGGAAGTGAGGAGGGGAGCTGAGTCCGTCATGGAGAAGCTCGGCTTCAGGGTCCCCTTGGATGCGCTCGTCGAGGAGCTCCCCGTGGGGGTCCAGCAGAGGGTGGAGGTGGTGAAGGTGCTCCTCTCCAGGCCGAAGCTGATAATACTCGATGAGCCAACTTCGGTTCTGACGCCGATCGAGAGCAAGGAGCTATTCAAGATGCTGAGGGAACTGAAGAAGGAGGGAATTTCGATAGTCTTCATAACGCATAAGCTCAGGGAAGTCAAGGAGCTAACTGATAGGGTGACCGTGCTGAGGAGGGGAGAGAGGGTGGGGACCTTCAGCACTCGGAGCGTTAGCGAGGGGGACCTCGCGCTCATGATGGTGGGGAGGAGCATCCTACCAACTCAGAGGAGCCCCTCCTCCTCCAGGGAGGAGGTGCTGAGGGTTGAGGACCTATGGGTGAGGGATGAGAGGGGGCTTCATGCGGTTAAAGGTGTCTCCTTCGAGTTAAGAGGGGGGGAGATACTGGGTATAACCGGTGTTCAGGGGAACGGTCAACTGGAGCTAGCTGAGGCCTTAGCCGGGGTGAGGAATGTCGATAGTGGGAGGATAATCCTTAAGGGTGAGGATATCACGGATCTACCTGCTAGAGTGAGGTATAAGAGGGGGATATCGTACGTACCTGATTCTAGGGCTGTGGGCCTCATAATGGACATGAGCCTGGTTGAGAACTCGATCCTGACAACCCTAGGCTCCTTCCTTGGGGTTGGTGGGAGGGTGAACTGGTCCCTGGCTACTGAGAGGGCCAATGGCATCGTCAATAAGTTCAACGTGATCGCGAGCTCCATTAGGACGCAAGTCAAGTACCTGAGCGGGGGGAATCAGCAGAGGCTACTAGTGGGCAGGGAGATCCTGAAGGAGCCCGATGTCTTAGTGGTCTGTGAGCCAACTCAGGGCTTAGATGTAGCCGCTACTGAGTTCATAAGGGGCACCCTGCTCAGGTTCAGGGATGAGGGGAGGGCCATAATCCTCGTATCCACCGACCTCGATGAGGTCTTCGAGCTGAGCGATAGGATAGCCGTCATGTACGAGGGTAGGTTCATAGGGATGGGGAGGAGCGAGGAGTTCACTGTTGAGAGGTTAGGGTTGCTCATGGGTGGTGTGAGTGCCTAG
- a CDS encoding BMP family protein, with protein sequence MAPPKPTETAKKVKVAILFDMGGRGDLSFNDMAYLGASRAEKELGVQIETLTPKSLADMVPVLEDLSKRGDYDLLVLVGFLWTDALNKTADKFPNQKFALIDASTRVQRANEVDLLFREQECAAMVGVLASSMAKSLGGNKVGAVAGMDIPPLWKFHIGYLYGVKYYEKKTGDRIDFIWQYTGTFTDTQAGYNAAMTLLQQDVKVLYGLAGLTHVGMFNAVKEWNERQGKIAALAIGQDASQEWISPMNIPLSGSKRVDVAVYTAIEMVVRGTWKGGIVTLGLKEGGVGVWDLEGVREFATLAAETKQLKDMTPDDVVRIVESQRKAYISADAQRIADELRQRIVNGEIKFKMPATHEEYDYIVRELLAGNLDAALERS encoded by the coding sequence ATGGCTCCCCCTAAGCCTACTGAAACGGCTAAGAAGGTCAAGGTGGCCATACTATTCGATATGGGTGGGAGAGGGGACCTCAGTTTCAATGATATGGCCTATTTAGGTGCTAGTAGAGCTGAGAAGGAGCTGGGAGTCCAGATAGAGACTCTAACTCCTAAATCGCTAGCTGATATGGTCCCTGTTCTCGAGGACCTCAGCAAGAGGGGTGATTACGACCTCCTGGTCTTAGTTGGTTTCCTCTGGACCGATGCTCTGAATAAGACGGCTGATAAGTTCCCAAACCAGAAGTTCGCGTTGATAGATGCATCGACCCGAGTTCAGAGGGCTAATGAGGTCGACTTGCTTTTCAGGGAGCAGGAATGCGCCGCTATGGTGGGAGTGCTCGCTTCTAGCATGGCTAAGTCCCTGGGAGGGAATAAGGTGGGGGCGGTGGCCGGAATGGACATACCCCCGCTTTGGAAGTTCCACATAGGATACCTTTACGGCGTCAAGTACTACGAGAAGAAGACCGGTGACAGGATCGATTTCATCTGGCAGTACACCGGAACGTTCACGGATACGCAGGCAGGCTATAATGCAGCGATGACCTTGCTTCAGCAGGACGTGAAGGTCCTCTACGGGCTCGCAGGGCTCACTCATGTCGGGATGTTCAACGCGGTTAAGGAGTGGAACGAGAGGCAGGGTAAGATCGCAGCCCTGGCCATAGGGCAGGACGCTAGTCAGGAGTGGATCTCTCCTATGAACATCCCGTTGAGCGGCTCTAAGAGGGTTGATGTAGCTGTCTACACGGCTATAGAGATGGTGGTGAGGGGAACTTGGAAGGGCGGTATAGTGACTCTTGGGCTGAAGGAGGGAGGAGTCGGTGTTTGGGATCTCGAAGGTGTGAGGGAGTTCGCCACCCTAGCTGCTGAGACCAAGCAGCTGAAGGACATGACGCCCGATGACGTGGTGAGGATAGTCGAGTCCCAGAGGAAGGCTTACATATCAGCTGATGCTCAGAGGATAGCCGATGAGCTGAGGCAGAGGATAGTTAATGGGGAGATAAAGTTCAAGATGCCAGCAACTCACGAGGAGTACGACTACATAGTTAGAGAGCTCCTAGCTGGGAACCTGGATGCCGCTCTTGAGAGGAGCTAG
- a CDS encoding alcohol dehydrogenase catalytic domain-containing protein — MRALVLRSPGDLRLEELDTPKPGEGWLRLAVRRVGICGTDKALYSGSYGARKLPIVLGHEISGEVVELGEGVSESLMGSRVTTEINVSCNDCWFCRSGIKEHCLRREVIGISLDGGMAEYLLTREDLVHRIDGLSWQQGAFVEPLAAVLKPFIMRPPEPLSNIAVVGVGTVGLLSIQVAKIYEPERLVAIYRSEGRKVELAERYGAEPMRLEEAIELKREVNGGAGFDLVIEATGSPNGLDAALSLIRARGTIFAKSTHGESVCFDYTRAVVSEVSIIGSRCGPFRQAIELLRRGRVSVDELVTSVYPLEEGAEALRSSFERDQIKVQIEVSKGSCT; from the coding sequence ATGAGGGCGCTCGTACTACGCTCTCCAGGTGACCTGAGGTTAGAGGAGCTCGATACCCCTAAGCCTGGCGAAGGTTGGCTGAGACTAGCCGTGAGGAGGGTGGGTATTTGCGGTACCGATAAGGCCCTCTACTCGGGTAGCTACGGGGCTCGGAAGCTGCCCATAGTGCTGGGGCACGAGATCTCTGGCGAGGTAGTTGAACTGGGTGAAGGCGTCAGCGAATCCCTCATGGGGAGTAGGGTGACTACGGAGATAAACGTGAGCTGTAACGATTGCTGGTTCTGTAGATCCGGAATTAAGGAGCACTGCTTGAGGAGGGAGGTCATAGGGATCAGTTTGGATGGGGGGATGGCTGAGTATCTGCTCACCAGGGAAGACCTGGTCCACAGGATAGATGGGTTGAGCTGGCAGCAGGGGGCATTCGTTGAGCCCCTAGCGGCTGTCCTCAAGCCCTTCATCATGAGGCCTCCGGAGCCCCTATCGAACATCGCCGTAGTTGGCGTGGGTACGGTGGGGTTGCTCTCCATACAGGTAGCTAAGATCTACGAGCCCGAGAGGCTGGTGGCCATTTACAGGAGTGAGGGCAGGAAGGTCGAGTTAGCCGAGCGGTATGGGGCTGAGCCGATGAGGTTAGAGGAAGCCATCGAGCTTAAGAGGGAAGTCAACGGGGGAGCCGGATTCGATCTCGTCATAGAAGCCACTGGAAGCCCCAATGGTCTTGATGCAGCTCTGAGCCTCATCAGGGCTAGGGGCACCATCTTCGCTAAGTCAACTCATGGGGAAAGCGTTTGCTTCGATTACACGCGAGCTGTAGTGAGCGAGGTCTCGATAATCGGTAGCAGGTGCGGGCCATTCAGACAAGCTATAGAGCTCCTGAGGAGGGGCAGAGTATCGGTTGATGAGTTGGTGACCTCAGTTTACCCCTTGGAGGAGGGGGCGGAAGCCCTCAGGAGTTCCTTCGAGAGGGATCAGATAAAGGTGCAGATAGAGGTCAGTAAAGGAAGCTGTACCTAA
- a CDS encoding radical SAM protein, with protein MISEIVAKSLLNRSAIGDYCVNPYVGCSHGCVYCYASHYARRMGYSGEWGSYVYVKVNAVDLLRRELARRRKGIVYISSLTDAYQPIESSYQLTRRLLEVLLARDWPVIVQTKSTLILRDLDIISSFSQAEVGLTIITLDESLRRKLEPHAPSISSRIDALMDLKSEGITTFTFIGPIIPGTPPDEIIELVNEVKDYSDLIYFDKFRRKPGLAEPRVPSSEDLDTDSYYRSIKRVLESSIRGVRYSFLY; from the coding sequence GTGATATCGGAGATCGTAGCTAAGAGCCTGCTCAACAGGAGCGCTATAGGTGACTACTGCGTGAACCCCTACGTGGGGTGCTCTCACGGTTGCGTCTACTGCTACGCTTCCCACTACGCTAGGAGGATGGGGTACTCAGGGGAGTGGGGGAGTTACGTTTACGTTAAGGTTAACGCAGTTGATCTGCTGAGGAGGGAGTTAGCTAGGAGGAGAAAGGGCATCGTTTACATATCCTCCCTCACGGATGCCTATCAACCCATCGAGAGCTCCTATCAGCTCACTAGGAGGTTGCTCGAAGTACTGCTAGCTAGGGACTGGCCCGTAATAGTGCAGACGAAGTCCACCTTGATCCTAAGGGACCTCGACATCATAAGCAGTTTTTCCCAAGCTGAAGTCGGGCTCACGATAATAACGCTTGATGAGAGTCTTAGGAGGAAGCTGGAGCCTCATGCCCCGAGCATAAGCTCGAGGATAGATGCCCTTATGGACCTTAAGAGCGAGGGGATCACTACCTTCACCTTCATAGGACCCATAATCCCTGGAACTCCCCCTGATGAGATAATAGAGCTCGTAAATGAGGTGAAGGACTACTCCGATCTTATTTACTTCGATAAGTTCAGGAGGAAGCCTGGATTAGCCGAGCCCAGGGTCCCTTCAAGTGAGGACCTCGATACCGATTCCTACTACAGGAGCATTAAGAGGGTCCTCGAGAGCTCCATCAGGGGTGTTAGGTACAGCTTCCTTTACTGA
- a CDS encoding Nre family DNA repair protein, which produces MKKLKILSDDYRVVDVVSLELLSELRIPKVHDSPEIAGSSPPEIFVGRFGYPKVYAGPLVPPIQGDTRHLATPEEWFGRGLSELIDMRLQLIRGKREVRVDRVEDRYASELREALLSEGSVDTEVKLRGRLRGCVLSEDLQPFGPSALIEELRMEPGRADPRLERAYYDRDATATEAVIELYKAGLRVSRIQQALSAGLLGRRRKFVPTRWAITAVDDLVSRHILNEVRGQGELGEYRVYRGEYLNNRWVVVMMPGEWSYESIEAWFPGVISGALGIAGDYEPFWGRSEYASMGGCYYAGRLAVAEKLREIGKQASVLILREVYPGYVPLGVWNVRETLRNILMGKPETFSSLEESLEHVKKWLSLPMGVWFSNSRLLRKGCQVGLERFL; this is translated from the coding sequence ATGAAGAAGCTTAAGATCCTCTCCGATGACTACAGGGTGGTTGACGTAGTGAGCCTGGAACTCCTATCGGAGCTGCGCATCCCGAAAGTCCACGACTCCCCTGAAATAGCGGGCTCCTCTCCGCCCGAGATCTTCGTAGGAAGGTTCGGATACCCCAAGGTCTACGCGGGCCCCTTAGTACCTCCCATTCAGGGCGACACTAGGCACCTCGCGACGCCCGAGGAGTGGTTCGGAAGGGGATTGAGCGAGCTCATCGACATGAGGCTCCAGCTCATCAGGGGTAAGAGGGAGGTCAGGGTAGATAGGGTGGAAGATAGATACGCTTCTGAGCTAAGGGAGGCCCTCCTCTCGGAGGGATCGGTTGATACCGAGGTGAAGCTCAGGGGTAGACTGAGGGGGTGCGTTCTATCCGAGGATCTACAGCCATTCGGACCCTCTGCCCTCATAGAGGAGCTCAGAATGGAGCCGGGAAGGGCTGACCCTAGGCTGGAGAGAGCTTACTACGATAGGGACGCTACGGCTACGGAAGCAGTTATCGAACTGTATAAAGCGGGACTGCGGGTCTCCAGGATACAGCAAGCCCTCAGCGCAGGTCTACTAGGCAGGAGGAGGAAGTTCGTCCCTACGAGGTGGGCTATCACAGCCGTGGATGACCTCGTATCGAGGCACATACTGAATGAGGTGAGGGGGCAAGGTGAACTGGGTGAGTACAGGGTTTACAGAGGGGAGTACCTCAACAACAGGTGGGTCGTGGTGATGATGCCCGGGGAGTGGAGCTACGAGTCGATAGAAGCCTGGTTCCCCGGTGTCATCTCGGGAGCCCTGGGTATAGCTGGGGACTACGAGCCCTTCTGGGGGAGGAGTGAGTACGCCAGCATGGGAGGTTGTTACTACGCTGGGAGGCTAGCGGTAGCTGAGAAGCTGAGGGAGATAGGGAAGCAAGCTTCAGTGTTAATACTCAGGGAGGTCTACCCTGGTTACGTGCCCCTGGGTGTCTGGAACGTGAGGGAGACCCTGAGGAACATCCTGATGGGAAAGCCAGAGACCTTCTCGAGTTTGGAGGAGAGCTTAGAACACGTGAAGAAGTGGCTCTCCCTCCCTATGGGGGTCTGGTTCAGCAACTCGAGGCTACTTAGGAAGGGGTGTCAAGTCGGTCTCGAGAGGTTCCTCTAA
- a CDS encoding GNAT family N-acetyltransferase — protein MTQTLRVEDVRAESIDTLLELCIPLERRNDKYFIEGAHLKSDWVIESINRFGSVAKIAYLGSKPAGLIQYLPDPSEGIVEIKCIFVPDKLDQRKGVGRALMKDLIGDLRKGLFDLYSPSALVTWPFQVPGYYPQNEFYLRMGFKRVREDDPFLLYYPLKEGFRYSPIDRKYTPLPEDKGRALIFYDPSCPFCMYFAGCMESLIREVAPDLCIRMINTFKEPEEVRRRGEVPPCVVNGIPISSFFLDGENFKKEVENALRDNPRGSEGKYL, from the coding sequence ATGACGCAAACCCTTAGGGTAGAGGACGTGAGGGCTGAGAGCATTGACACCCTATTAGAGCTCTGTATTCCGTTAGAGAGGAGAAATGATAAATATTTCATCGAGGGAGCTCATCTTAAGAGTGACTGGGTGATAGAATCTATCAATAGGTTTGGGAGTGTAGCTAAGATAGCGTATCTGGGATCAAAACCCGCTGGTCTGATACAATATCTCCCTGATCCCTCGGAGGGAATTGTCGAGATAAAGTGCATATTCGTCCCCGATAAGCTGGACCAGAGGAAGGGAGTCGGGAGAGCCCTAATGAAAGACTTAATCGGTGACTTGAGGAAAGGGCTTTTCGATCTCTACTCCCCATCAGCATTGGTCACGTGGCCCTTTCAAGTCCCGGGGTACTATCCACAGAACGAGTTTTACCTGAGGATGGGATTCAAGAGGGTTCGTGAGGATGACCCCTTCCTACTTTACTATCCGTTGAAGGAGGGTTTCAGGTACAGCCCGATTGATAGGAAGTACACCCCACTTCCTGAGGATAAGGGAAGAGCGTTGATATTTTACGATCCATCGTGCCCGTTCTGCATGTACTTCGCAGGCTGCATGGAGAGTTTGATAAGGGAAGTTGCACCGGATCTCTGCATCAGGATGATAAACACCTTTAAGGAACCTGAGGAGGTCAGGAGGAGGGGGGAGGTACCTCCTTGCGTAGTCAACGGGATTCCGATAAGTAGCTTCTTCCTAGATGGGGAAAACTTCAAAAAGGAGGTTGAGAACGCTCTGAGGGATAATCCTAGAGGAAGCGAGGGGAAGTACCTTTAG
- a CDS encoding MFS transporter, producing the protein MSEEARRRNFIILTLTWAIMSPFSSAVNVYFSLFVLELGGTVVDLGLINLASLTTLALSRLAGGYLADAVGRKRVIVPMTMLFALSYLLFIIAPDWRFLLIGSVINSLALMYQPALMALVGDILPEGRRGSSISIMSAPSQLLNLAGPPLATLAVSALGLERGMRAIFTLVMISTLISGILRIFLIETRSVKIKPSFSQALIDYKDTLRAFRGDLGKLIMITSSVAGVYNMAYPYVQVYAVKYLDLSLEFWGWLSTLVAFLSTISLVVSGALSDRIGRNLMMALGYGSGLAGLLMIALAPRGDPLYFTVAMMVNAMFSSSPPAQAMLVDLTGEEVRGKVNAISGLLEGALAGPMSALGGLLYTVLGPYLFLIASLSLLPMVVGAVGLSGGKRA; encoded by the coding sequence GTGAGCGAGGAAGCCAGAAGACGTAACTTCATAATACTGACTTTGACATGGGCCATAATGAGTCCCTTCTCCTCGGCCGTAAATGTCTATTTCTCCCTCTTCGTCCTCGAACTAGGTGGAACGGTCGTCGATTTGGGTCTGATAAACCTCGCTTCCCTGACGACATTAGCCCTATCGAGACTAGCAGGGGGCTACTTGGCCGATGCCGTTGGGAGGAAGAGGGTCATCGTACCCATGACGATGCTCTTCGCTCTCTCGTACTTGCTCTTCATAATAGCACCTGATTGGAGGTTCCTCCTGATTGGGAGCGTGATAAACTCGCTGGCACTGATGTACCAACCGGCCTTGATGGCGCTGGTGGGTGACATACTGCCTGAGGGGAGGAGGGGCTCCAGCATCTCCATCATGAGCGCCCCATCGCAGCTCCTCAACTTAGCTGGGCCTCCCCTAGCTACGTTAGCAGTGTCAGCCCTAGGCCTGGAGAGAGGCATGAGAGCGATCTTCACATTAGTCATGATATCCACTCTCATATCCGGTATCTTAAGGATCTTCCTCATAGAGACCCGTAGTGTTAAGATAAAGCCCAGCTTCTCCCAGGCGCTCATCGATTACAAGGATACTTTAAGAGCGTTTAGAGGTGATCTGGGTAAGCTCATCATGATAACCTCCTCAGTCGCTGGAGTTTACAACATGGCCTACCCCTACGTCCAGGTTTACGCCGTGAAGTACCTCGATCTATCCCTCGAGTTCTGGGGATGGTTGTCAACTTTGGTCGCTTTCCTCTCCACGATCTCGCTGGTAGTCTCCGGGGCTCTCTCAGATAGGATCGGTAGGAACCTCATGATGGCACTGGGCTACGGCTCGGGGTTGGCCGGGCTCCTCATGATAGCCCTAGCCCCAAGGGGAGATCCCCTCTATTTCACTGTAGCGATGATGGTGAACGCGATGTTCTCATCCTCTCCACCGGCTCAAGCGATGCTAGTGGATCTGACGGGTGAGGAAGTGAGGGGGAAGGTGAACGCTATAAGCGGGCTGCTCGAGGGAGCTCTCGCCGGCCCTATGTCGGCTTTAGGAGGGCTCCTCTACACTGTCTTAGGGCCTTACTTGTTCCTGATAGCGTCTCTCTCCCTGCTGCCGATGGTAGTGGGAGCGGTGGGGCTCTCCGGCGGGAAGCGCGCTTGA